The Drosophila suzukii unplaced genomic scaffold, CBGP_Dsuzu_IsoJpt1.0 scf_14, whole genome shotgun sequence genome window below encodes:
- the LOC139354704 gene encoding uncharacterized protein → MSVVILLNQACLEPLAAQQHRVNYGFDKVQLRIYDTDKTAADNLAACASYEPPSDDEPDHEEATLTGYVSTDSELTESLKQLCTQDTTRPGRSVLQDIAEEAEGTQPDPSPKDGAVSAN, encoded by the coding sequence atgagcgtggttatcctcctaaaccaggcctgcttggaacccctcgcagcccaacagcacagagtgaactacgggttcgacAAGGTGCAGCTTCGTATTTATGACACCGATAAAacagcggcagacaacctggctgcctgtgcgtcgtacgaacccccgagcgacgacgaaccagatcacgaggaggccaccctcaccggctacgtgtcaaccgactcggagctgacggagagcctgaaacagctgtgcacccaggacacaacccgaccagggcgctctgtcctccaggacatagcggaggaagcggagggtacccagcccgaccccagtcccaaagatggtgcagtttctgcaaattaa